Proteins encoded within one genomic window of Nomia melanderi isolate GNS246 chromosome 8, iyNomMela1, whole genome shotgun sequence:
- the l(3)76BDm gene encoding trafficking protein particle complex subunit 8 homolog l(3)76BDm has product MAQCKLTPREFINNAFSPQIAVVCSTAADATCQKNNLSFVELLQPFCKLNTEGHFKDPQGNIVTVRSLRLFIQDVNAHPPEPNVAKKMLNEAVSSMICEHTTLIRIGTTELEIPVSVSWFEAWREMFLSIQFPSDHEFTKHFLACMIVVSTAEDNPLEKIQNMGAQLHQSIPGKLPKWFNNNTLRYYILVHDIVQDDKNKAEVVFTEMKNVYGANNCFLLQMNSRPPGQIDDNTHLPDPWSQFLVKHSDISGGSEQSSSPRTPADTSGVSSMPNEVSTDTEKTSQAGTPVAPQNSVLLSPDVNSTINFSPEISESANMHLEVGQEAVSVTIHPLSPTIEKTQNPSSVVHTKGQAINNTPLNVNVWADSPSYVTTQHGARLSTQDLERLRTLITEFCLKSLLPYVEKQIGLLNDVISNKKGVSRSLFSATRRWFGTNKPGIPGPTPSNAVIYTTESPELQLRRLGDLCFMFSHYSLAYQAYHSAKRDFAADQAWLYYAGALEMAALSAFMQGETNRKTIEYMDDAILTYLNSCKQPQFATRATLLSAESLKGRSLYGEAAKQLIRMTSEESDLRSALLLEQAAYCFIGPKMMRKYAFHAVLAGHRFSKAGQRKHSLRCYEQAYQVYDGKGWSLAEDHIHFTIGRQAASLKQVGEAVTAFEKLLNAESKQAAPQQATFLREFLHIHNLLLQEGLANRYELPILPLPLIDSNNIKVLYGPTARPYENSVPASHVSFDTEECDDVRWSKMEEMLITEAQGSPPMIFKPLVALYSKTSNNSVKPNAILNEPVHFFIELYNPLHIPLPLSNIRLLWLFTSADKQITNDMNSTENLKLVETQTIEKIILQPVCKQYIMLYLIPKQVGELKVLGLGYDLSNPALAVDMPIVNPTLAISGKRLFEIRGPKLKNVKEKPGANLYGVDYRLEMNVIEKTPCMQVFFSNLSSKLLCGEIQKVNVKLKNVGNAPLTNVYLASTDAKLFSLGDKHINVQEHSVKKNKLTTKISLPFDNDTLNVGEFCTIPLWIRAPHEKGNHRLDLLFYYENVDPKSVVRHRLCRHTWHFMVLDSIQISAVASRSVLFKNVSPTLNLIVCVKNANHVHDSIMNEIILSKVLFQSDMWSVFSSSVLPSDIKIEPQEVFHLMLKLRKKSEGESVFSHVSLTQETNSTTLDVNYPYISFIQRRHIPPLDVNENSVEMQQQFQRLSQNIEQSHLSTAVSLHSTLILQWQAKVVEGGTISRQAIGQHHLDLEYLNKTYKHPKEIQVEPNEYGARLKIFGPDKNVPDWLTVTSKEQLLETEFLKNVVSFSLSHDRQITHNFNQNRLCFVPVMMYIQNHLESQIDIKVNTIGTSSGSHLPNIKSQLYSPQASTFYRYACHSAISSHIGPLTSNTVKLQAVLPAPGTYDLAARVEVSVRVVNTREFILQKWKMESICIINGDSK; this is encoded by the exons ATGGCTCAGTGTAAGTTAACCCCTcgcgaatttataaataatgctttTTCTCCGCAAATCGCTGTTGTATGTTCAACTGCAGCTGATGCCACTTGTcaaaaaaacaatttatcattCGTTGAGCTACTGCAACCATTCTGCAAATTAAATACTGAAG GTCATTTTAAAGATCCGCAGGGAAACATTGTAACAGTTAGAAGTCTTCGACTTTTTATACAAGATGTCAATGCTCATCCACCAGAACCAAATGTTGCTAAAAAAATGCTGAATGAAGCAGTTAGTTCAATGATATGTGAACATACAACTTTGATCCGAATTGGAACCACAGAGCTTGAAATACCTGTCTCAGTTTCTTGGTTCGAAGCATGGAGAGAAATGTTTCTGAGCATTCAATTCCCATCAGATCATGAATTTACCAAGCATTTTCTTGCTTGTATGATAGTTGTTTCTACAGCAGAGGACAATCCTTtggagaaaatacaaaatatggGTGCACAGTTACATCAGAGTATACCTGGGAAATTGCCAAAAtggtttaataataatacacttAGATATTACATTCTAGTACATGATATTGTACAAGATGATAAGAACAA GGCTGAAGTAGTTTTtacagaaatgaaaaatgtttatggTGCTaacaattgttttttattacaaatgaaTTCAAGACCACCAGGTCAAATTGATGACAATACTCATTTGCCAGATCCTTGGAGTCAATTTCTAGTGAAGCATTCAGATATATCTGGAGGTAGTGAACAAAGTAGCTCTCCTCGTACTCCTGCAGATACTAGTGGAGTTTCTTCTATGCCTAATGAAGTTTCCACTGATAcagaaaa GACAAGTCAAGCTGGAACACCAGTAGCTCCACAAAATTCTGTACTTCTTTCTCCAGATGTAAATAGTACTATTAATTTTTCTCCTGAAATATCTGAGTCTGCAAATATGCATTTAGAAGTTGGTCAAGAAGCTGTTTCTGTTACAATTCATCCTTTAAGTCCAACTATCGAGAAGACACAAAATCCAAGTTCTGTTGTACATACAAAAGGGCAAGCCATTAATAATACAccattaaatgtaaatgtttggGCAGACTCTCCTAGTTATGTAACAACGCAACATGGTGCTAGATTATCTACACAAGATTTAGAAAGACTACGAACATTAATAACAgaattctgtttaaaaagtttattaCCTTATGTAGAAAAGCAAATTGGTCTACTAAATGatgtaatatcaaataaaaaaggTGTCAGTAGATCACTTTTTAGTGCAACAAGACGATGGTTTGGAACGAATAAGCCTGGTATACCAGGACCTACTCCATCAAATGCTGTAAT TTACACAACAGAATCTCCAGAATTACAATTGCGTCGCTTAGGTGACTTGTGTTTCATGTTCAGTCACTATTCACTTGCTTACCAAGCATATCATAGTGCAAAAAGAGATTTTGCAGCAGATCAGGCTTGGCTTTATTATGCGGGTGCTCTAGAAATGGCTGCTTTAAGTGCATTCATGCAAGGTGAAACTAATagaaaaactattgaatatatggATGATGCAATATTGACTTATTTGAACAGTTGTAAACAGCCACAGTTTGCAACAAGAGCAACGCTTCTCAGTGCCGAAAGTTTAAAAGGCAGGAGTTTATATGGAGAAGCTGCAAAACAATTAATTCGCATGACTAGCGAGGAATCAGACTTACGTTCAGCACTTTTATTAGAACAAGCAGcttattgttttattgggccGAAAATGATGCGCAAATATGCATTTCATGCCGTTCTTGCTGGTCACAGATTCTCAAAGGCGGGTCAAAGAAAGCATTCGTTACGATGTTACGAACAGGCGTATCAG GTATATGATGGAAAAGGATGGTCATTAGCCGAAGATCATATACATTTTACTATTGGTAGACAGGCAGCATCATTGAAACAAGTTGGCGAAGCTGTTACAGCATTTGAAAAGTTGCTAAATGCTGAGAGTAAGCAAGCAGCTCCACAGCAGGCTACATTTTTACGTGAATTTTTACATATCCATAAT TTATTGTTACAGGAAGGTTTAGCAAATCGTTACGAGCTTCCTATCTTGCCTTTACCATTAAtagatagtaataatataaaagtattatatgGTCCTACAGCTAGGCCCTATGAAAACAGTGTTCCAGCAAGTCATGTTTCATTTGATACTGAAGAATGCGATGATGTAAGATGGTCAAAAATGGAGGAAATGTTAATAACAGAAGCACAGGGGTCACCACCTATGATATTCAAACCACTAGTTGCATTATATTCCAAAACAAGTAATAACAGTGTGAAACCAAATGCAATTTTGAACGAACCAGtgcatttttttattgaattatataatccGTTACATATACCATTGCCACTATCTAATATCAGATTATTATGGTTGTTCACTTCTGCTgataaacaaattacaaatgACATGAACTCAACAGAGAATTTAAAATTGGTAGAAAcgcaaacaatagaaaaaattattttgcaacCAGTTTGTAAACAGTATATTATGTTGTATCTTATACCAAAACAAGTAGGAGAGTTAAAAGTGTTAGGCTTAGGGTATGATTTATCTAATCCAGCACTTGCAGTAGACATGCCAATTGTTAATCCAACATTAGCTATTTCTGGAAAAAGGTTATTTGAAATTAGGGGtcctaaattaaaaaatgttaaagaaaaGCCTGGTGCAAATTTGTATGGTGTAGATTATAGATTGGAAATGAATGTTATTGAAAAAACACCATGTATGCAg GTTTTCTTTAGTAACTTATCTTCAAAACTATTATGTGGTGAAATTCAAAAagtaaatgttaaattaaagaaTGTAGGAAATGCACCACTGACAAATGTGTATTTAGCGTCTACAGATGCAAAACTGTTTTCATTAGGAGACAAGCATATAAATGTACAag AGcattcagtgaaaaaaaataaattgacaacaaaaatttcattacctTTTGATAATGATACATTAAATGTTGGAGAGTTTTGTACAATACCGTTATGGATACGAGCGCCACATGAAAAAGGAAATCATCGTTTAGACTTACTTTTTTACTACGAGAACGTTGATCCTAAAAGTGTAGTAAGGCATCGACTTTGCAGACATACGTGGCATTTCATGGTTTTGGATTCCATACAAATCAGTGCAGTCGCGTCGAGaagtgtattatttaaaaatgtttcaccCACTTTAAACCTAATTGTTTGCGTTAAGAATGCAAATCACGTTCATGATTCCATTATGAACGAAATTATATTGTCCAAAGTTCTGTTTCAAAGCGATATGTGGTCTGTATTCAGTTCATCTGTCCTTCCAAGTGACATTAAAATAGAACCTCAAGAAGTGTTTCATTTAATGCTGAAGTTAAGGAAAAAGTCCGAGGGCGAGTCAGTATTTTCTCATGTGTCCTTAACTCAAGAAACTAATAGTACAACATTAGATGTGAATTATCCTTACATCAGTTTTATACAAAGAAGACATATTCCACCATTGGATGTAAATGAAAATTCGGTTGAAATGCAACAACAATTTCAACGATTGTCACAAAATATAGAACAGTCACATCTATCAACCGCTGTGTCCTTACATTCTACTTTAATTCTTCAATGGCAAGCAAAGGTGGTTGAAGGTGGTACTATTTCTAGACAAGCGATTGGCCAACATCATCTTGaccttgaatatttgaataaaacatataaacatcCCAAAGAAATTCAAGTTGAGCCCAATGAGTATGGCGCACGCTTGAAAATATTTGGGCCGGATAAAAATGTACCCGATTGGTTAACTGTAACTAGTAAAGAACAACTTTTAGAAACGGAATTTTTGAAGAACGTCGTATCTTTTTCATTAAGTCACGATAGACAAATCACTCATAATTTCAATCAAAACCGTCTGTGTTTCGTTCCAGTAATGATGTACATACAGAATCATTTAGAGTCACAAatcgatattaaagtaaatacaaTAGGTACTAGCAG TGGATCACatcttccaaatataaaatCGCAGTTATATTCTCCACAAGCTTCTACATTTTATAGATACGCATGTCATTCGGCAATTTCTTCTCATATAGGACCACTTACCAGCAATACTGTAAAATTACAAGCTGTACTTCCAGCCCCTGGAACGTATGATTTAGCAGCGCGTGTAGAAGTCTCTGTAAGAGTTGTAAATACTAGAGAATTCATCTTACAGAAGTGGAAAATGGAAAGCATATGTATTATTAATGGTGACAGTAAATAA
- the LOC116426433 gene encoding putative cytosolic Fe-S cluster assembly factor CPIJ010948 isoform X4: MTSRFSGALQLTNLDDFITPSQECIKPIEIQASKRKTGAKIKIEEDGTPSVLNEIGQREKLQKVEITLADCLACSGCITSAEGVLVTQQSQEELLRVFRDKVSQCQNVNNTCSMYILVSLSVQAILSIAERYSLNPEEALHKLAGYFYELGADSVLDMTVADDFALLESAKEFVERYKAAKGGVDNHLPMLSSSCPGWVCYAEKTHGNFILPYISVTKSPQQIMGSLVKYYLAETMGLLPDQVYHVTLMPCYDKKLEASREDFYNRDRKSRDVDCVITPIELEQMLNESNTVLNEVKEREIKRPFGSQIDNLENDLYSHSGSGSGGYADFIFRYAVKHLFGENDVHVEFKNLRNPDFREAVFQRDGKVLLTFAIVNGFRNIQNLVQKLKRQKCTYDYVEVMACPCGCLNGGAQIRPLNNIQPRELALKLESTYHELPQSDPNKNQIIQNLYRTWLGGDSTNKVLAFFHTQYHEIKKMNTALAIKW; encoded by the exons atGACATCTCGGTTCAGCGGGGCTTTGCAATTAACAAATCTGGACGATTTTATTACTCCGTCACAG GAATGTATTAAACCCATTGAAATTCAAGCATCAAAAAGGAAAACTggagcaaaaataaaaatagaggaAGATGGTACACCTTCAGTACTAAAtgaa ATTGGACAACGTGAAAAGTTGCAAAAAGTTGAAATCACACTTGCTGATTGTTTAGCTTGCAGTGGTTGTATCACGTCTGCAGAGGGTGTATTAGTAACACAACAAAGTCAAGAAGAACTTTTACGAGTATTTAGGGATAAAGTTTCTCAGTGTCAA AATGTAAATAATACATGTTCCATGTACATACTTGTTAGCCTCTCTGTACAAGCAATATTGTCCATAGCAGAACGTTATAGTCTCAATCCAGAAGAAGCATTACATAAACTCGCTggttatttttatgaattaggAGCAGATTCAGTTTTGGACATGACTGTAGCTGATGATTTTGCGCTTCTAGAGTCAGCTAAAGAATTTGTAGAACGTTATAAAGCAGCTAAAGGAGGTGTAGATAATCATTTGCCAATGTTATCTTCTTCTTGCCCAg GTTGGGTGTGCTATGCTGAAAAGACCCATGGTAATTTCATACTTCCATACATTAGTGTAACAAAATCTCCCCAACAGATTATGGGATCattagttaaatattatttagccGAAACTATGGGTCTTTTACCAGACCAAGTGTACCATGTTACTCTAATGCCTTGTTATGATAAGAAATTGGAAGCATCTAGAGAAGACTTTTACAATCGGGATAGAAAATCTAGAGATGTAGATTGCGTAATAACTCCaa TTGAACTAGAACAAATGCTTAATGAATCCAATACAGTCTTAAATGAagtaaaagagagagagattaaAAGGCCGTTTGGATCACAAATTGATAATTTGGAAAACGATCTATATAGCCATAGTGGTTCTGGATCTGGTGGTTATGCAGACTTTATTTTCCGTTATGCTGTGAAACATTTGTTCGGAGAAAATGATGTACATGTTGAATTTAAAAACCTCAGAAATCCCGACTTCCGAGAAGCAGTGTTTCAAAGGGATGGAAAAGTACTTTTAACATTTGCTATTGTTAATGGATTTAGAAACATACAAAATCTTGTGCAAAAATTAAAGCGACAAAAGTGTACATATGATTATGTTGAAGTTATGGCTTGTCCTTGTG gaTGTCTTAACGGAGGAGCACAAATTAGACCCTTAAATAATATCCAACCTCGCGAGTTGGCATTAAAATTAGAATCTACATATCATGAACTTCCTCAAAGCGATCCTAATAAAAATCAGATTATTcaaaacctctatagaacttgGTTAGGAGGAGATTCTACCAATAAAGTCTTAGCATTCTTCCACACACAGTaccatgaaattaaaaaaatgaatacagCTCTTGCAATAAAATGGTAG
- the LOC116426433 gene encoding putative cytosolic Fe-S cluster assembly factor CPIJ010948 isoform X3, producing the protein MFTHVIFVFVTIKAFVPVIQTYKTKCTKMTSRFSGALQLTNLDDFITPSQECIKPIEIQASKRKTGAKIKIEEDGTPSVLNEIGQREKLQKVEITLADCLACSGCITSAEGVLVTQQSQEELLRVFRDKVSQCQNVNNTCSMYILVSLSVQAILSIAERYSLNPEEALHKLAGYFYELGADSVLDMTVADDFALLESAKEFVERYKAAKGGVDNHLPMLSSSCPGWVCYAEKTHGNFILPYISVTKSPQQIMGSLVKYYLAETMGLLPDQVYHVTLMPCYDKKLEASREDFYNRDRKSRDVDCVITPIELEQMLNESNTVLNEVKEREIKRPFGSQIDNLENDLYSHSGSGSGGYADFIFRYAVKHLFGENDVHVEFKNLRNPDFREAVFQRDGKVLLTFAIVNGFRNIQNLVQKLKRQKCTYDYVEVMACPCGCLNGGAQIRPLNNIQPRELALKLESTYHELPQSDPNKNQIIQNLYRTWLGGDSTNKVLAFFHTQYHEIKKMNTALAIKW; encoded by the exons ATGTTCACACATGTGATCTTTGTATTTGTCACAATAAAAGCTTTTGTTCCTGTCAttcaaacttataaaacaaaatgc acaaaaatGACATCTCGGTTCAGCGGGGCTTTGCAATTAACAAATCTGGACGATTTTATTACTCCGTCACAG GAATGTATTAAACCCATTGAAATTCAAGCATCAAAAAGGAAAACTggagcaaaaataaaaatagaggaAGATGGTACACCTTCAGTACTAAAtgaa ATTGGACAACGTGAAAAGTTGCAAAAAGTTGAAATCACACTTGCTGATTGTTTAGCTTGCAGTGGTTGTATCACGTCTGCAGAGGGTGTATTAGTAACACAACAAAGTCAAGAAGAACTTTTACGAGTATTTAGGGATAAAGTTTCTCAGTGTCAA AATGTAAATAATACATGTTCCATGTACATACTTGTTAGCCTCTCTGTACAAGCAATATTGTCCATAGCAGAACGTTATAGTCTCAATCCAGAAGAAGCATTACATAAACTCGCTggttatttttatgaattaggAGCAGATTCAGTTTTGGACATGACTGTAGCTGATGATTTTGCGCTTCTAGAGTCAGCTAAAGAATTTGTAGAACGTTATAAAGCAGCTAAAGGAGGTGTAGATAATCATTTGCCAATGTTATCTTCTTCTTGCCCAg GTTGGGTGTGCTATGCTGAAAAGACCCATGGTAATTTCATACTTCCATACATTAGTGTAACAAAATCTCCCCAACAGATTATGGGATCattagttaaatattatttagccGAAACTATGGGTCTTTTACCAGACCAAGTGTACCATGTTACTCTAATGCCTTGTTATGATAAGAAATTGGAAGCATCTAGAGAAGACTTTTACAATCGGGATAGAAAATCTAGAGATGTAGATTGCGTAATAACTCCaa TTGAACTAGAACAAATGCTTAATGAATCCAATACAGTCTTAAATGAagtaaaagagagagagattaaAAGGCCGTTTGGATCACAAATTGATAATTTGGAAAACGATCTATATAGCCATAGTGGTTCTGGATCTGGTGGTTATGCAGACTTTATTTTCCGTTATGCTGTGAAACATTTGTTCGGAGAAAATGATGTACATGTTGAATTTAAAAACCTCAGAAATCCCGACTTCCGAGAAGCAGTGTTTCAAAGGGATGGAAAAGTACTTTTAACATTTGCTATTGTTAATGGATTTAGAAACATACAAAATCTTGTGCAAAAATTAAAGCGACAAAAGTGTACATATGATTATGTTGAAGTTATGGCTTGTCCTTGTG gaTGTCTTAACGGAGGAGCACAAATTAGACCCTTAAATAATATCCAACCTCGCGAGTTGGCATTAAAATTAGAATCTACATATCATGAACTTCCTCAAAGCGATCCTAATAAAAATCAGATTATTcaaaacctctatagaacttgGTTAGGAGGAGATTCTACCAATAAAGTCTTAGCATTCTTCCACACACAGTaccatgaaattaaaaaaatgaatacagCTCTTGCAATAAAATGGTAG
- the LOC116426433 gene encoding putative cytosolic Fe-S cluster assembly factor CPIJ010948 isoform X1, whose product MFNPQPLRQRFSNSSISAGVSFIKLYLFETKMTSRFSGALQLTNLDDFITPSQECIKPIEIQASKRKTGAKIKIEEDGTPSVLNEIGQREKLQKVEITLADCLACSGCITSAEGVLVTQQSQEELLRVFRDKVSQCQNVNNTCSMYILVSLSVQAILSIAERYSLNPEEALHKLAGYFYELGADSVLDMTVADDFALLESAKEFVERYKAAKGGVDNHLPMLSSSCPGWVCYAEKTHGNFILPYISVTKSPQQIMGSLVKYYLAETMGLLPDQVYHVTLMPCYDKKLEASREDFYNRDRKSRDVDCVITPIELEQMLNESNTVLNEVKEREIKRPFGSQIDNLENDLYSHSGSGSGGYADFIFRYAVKHLFGENDVHVEFKNLRNPDFREAVFQRDGKVLLTFAIVNGFRNIQNLVQKLKRQKCTYDYVEVMACPCGCLNGGAQIRPLNNIQPRELALKLESTYHELPQSDPNKNQIIQNLYRTWLGGDSTNKVLAFFHTQYHEIKKMNTALAIKW is encoded by the exons ATGTTTAACCCTCAACCCTTAAGACAGAGGTTCTCAAATTCTAGCATATCTGCAGGGGTTTCCTTCATCAAATTATACTtatttgaa acaaaaatGACATCTCGGTTCAGCGGGGCTTTGCAATTAACAAATCTGGACGATTTTATTACTCCGTCACAG GAATGTATTAAACCCATTGAAATTCAAGCATCAAAAAGGAAAACTggagcaaaaataaaaatagaggaAGATGGTACACCTTCAGTACTAAAtgaa ATTGGACAACGTGAAAAGTTGCAAAAAGTTGAAATCACACTTGCTGATTGTTTAGCTTGCAGTGGTTGTATCACGTCTGCAGAGGGTGTATTAGTAACACAACAAAGTCAAGAAGAACTTTTACGAGTATTTAGGGATAAAGTTTCTCAGTGTCAA AATGTAAATAATACATGTTCCATGTACATACTTGTTAGCCTCTCTGTACAAGCAATATTGTCCATAGCAGAACGTTATAGTCTCAATCCAGAAGAAGCATTACATAAACTCGCTggttatttttatgaattaggAGCAGATTCAGTTTTGGACATGACTGTAGCTGATGATTTTGCGCTTCTAGAGTCAGCTAAAGAATTTGTAGAACGTTATAAAGCAGCTAAAGGAGGTGTAGATAATCATTTGCCAATGTTATCTTCTTCTTGCCCAg GTTGGGTGTGCTATGCTGAAAAGACCCATGGTAATTTCATACTTCCATACATTAGTGTAACAAAATCTCCCCAACAGATTATGGGATCattagttaaatattatttagccGAAACTATGGGTCTTTTACCAGACCAAGTGTACCATGTTACTCTAATGCCTTGTTATGATAAGAAATTGGAAGCATCTAGAGAAGACTTTTACAATCGGGATAGAAAATCTAGAGATGTAGATTGCGTAATAACTCCaa TTGAACTAGAACAAATGCTTAATGAATCCAATACAGTCTTAAATGAagtaaaagagagagagattaaAAGGCCGTTTGGATCACAAATTGATAATTTGGAAAACGATCTATATAGCCATAGTGGTTCTGGATCTGGTGGTTATGCAGACTTTATTTTCCGTTATGCTGTGAAACATTTGTTCGGAGAAAATGATGTACATGTTGAATTTAAAAACCTCAGAAATCCCGACTTCCGAGAAGCAGTGTTTCAAAGGGATGGAAAAGTACTTTTAACATTTGCTATTGTTAATGGATTTAGAAACATACAAAATCTTGTGCAAAAATTAAAGCGACAAAAGTGTACATATGATTATGTTGAAGTTATGGCTTGTCCTTGTG gaTGTCTTAACGGAGGAGCACAAATTAGACCCTTAAATAATATCCAACCTCGCGAGTTGGCATTAAAATTAGAATCTACATATCATGAACTTCCTCAAAGCGATCCTAATAAAAATCAGATTATTcaaaacctctatagaacttgGTTAGGAGGAGATTCTACCAATAAAGTCTTAGCATTCTTCCACACACAGTaccatgaaattaaaaaaatgaatacagCTCTTGCAATAAAATGGTAG
- the LOC116426433 gene encoding putative cytosolic Fe-S cluster assembly factor CPIJ010948 isoform X2: MTVVRYIFYKICNYHLHTIYFTYSAKWTKMTSRFSGALQLTNLDDFITPSQECIKPIEIQASKRKTGAKIKIEEDGTPSVLNEIGQREKLQKVEITLADCLACSGCITSAEGVLVTQQSQEELLRVFRDKVSQCQNVNNTCSMYILVSLSVQAILSIAERYSLNPEEALHKLAGYFYELGADSVLDMTVADDFALLESAKEFVERYKAAKGGVDNHLPMLSSSCPGWVCYAEKTHGNFILPYISVTKSPQQIMGSLVKYYLAETMGLLPDQVYHVTLMPCYDKKLEASREDFYNRDRKSRDVDCVITPIELEQMLNESNTVLNEVKEREIKRPFGSQIDNLENDLYSHSGSGSGGYADFIFRYAVKHLFGENDVHVEFKNLRNPDFREAVFQRDGKVLLTFAIVNGFRNIQNLVQKLKRQKCTYDYVEVMACPCGCLNGGAQIRPLNNIQPRELALKLESTYHELPQSDPNKNQIIQNLYRTWLGGDSTNKVLAFFHTQYHEIKKMNTALAIKW, translated from the exons ATGACAGTAGttagatatattttttacaaaatatgtaattaccatttacatacaatttattttacttactcTGCAAAGTGG acaaaaatGACATCTCGGTTCAGCGGGGCTTTGCAATTAACAAATCTGGACGATTTTATTACTCCGTCACAG GAATGTATTAAACCCATTGAAATTCAAGCATCAAAAAGGAAAACTggagcaaaaataaaaatagaggaAGATGGTACACCTTCAGTACTAAAtgaa ATTGGACAACGTGAAAAGTTGCAAAAAGTTGAAATCACACTTGCTGATTGTTTAGCTTGCAGTGGTTGTATCACGTCTGCAGAGGGTGTATTAGTAACACAACAAAGTCAAGAAGAACTTTTACGAGTATTTAGGGATAAAGTTTCTCAGTGTCAA AATGTAAATAATACATGTTCCATGTACATACTTGTTAGCCTCTCTGTACAAGCAATATTGTCCATAGCAGAACGTTATAGTCTCAATCCAGAAGAAGCATTACATAAACTCGCTggttatttttatgaattaggAGCAGATTCAGTTTTGGACATGACTGTAGCTGATGATTTTGCGCTTCTAGAGTCAGCTAAAGAATTTGTAGAACGTTATAAAGCAGCTAAAGGAGGTGTAGATAATCATTTGCCAATGTTATCTTCTTCTTGCCCAg GTTGGGTGTGCTATGCTGAAAAGACCCATGGTAATTTCATACTTCCATACATTAGTGTAACAAAATCTCCCCAACAGATTATGGGATCattagttaaatattatttagccGAAACTATGGGTCTTTTACCAGACCAAGTGTACCATGTTACTCTAATGCCTTGTTATGATAAGAAATTGGAAGCATCTAGAGAAGACTTTTACAATCGGGATAGAAAATCTAGAGATGTAGATTGCGTAATAACTCCaa TTGAACTAGAACAAATGCTTAATGAATCCAATACAGTCTTAAATGAagtaaaagagagagagattaaAAGGCCGTTTGGATCACAAATTGATAATTTGGAAAACGATCTATATAGCCATAGTGGTTCTGGATCTGGTGGTTATGCAGACTTTATTTTCCGTTATGCTGTGAAACATTTGTTCGGAGAAAATGATGTACATGTTGAATTTAAAAACCTCAGAAATCCCGACTTCCGAGAAGCAGTGTTTCAAAGGGATGGAAAAGTACTTTTAACATTTGCTATTGTTAATGGATTTAGAAACATACAAAATCTTGTGCAAAAATTAAAGCGACAAAAGTGTACATATGATTATGTTGAAGTTATGGCTTGTCCTTGTG gaTGTCTTAACGGAGGAGCACAAATTAGACCCTTAAATAATATCCAACCTCGCGAGTTGGCATTAAAATTAGAATCTACATATCATGAACTTCCTCAAAGCGATCCTAATAAAAATCAGATTATTcaaaacctctatagaacttgGTTAGGAGGAGATTCTACCAATAAAGTCTTAGCATTCTTCCACACACAGTaccatgaaattaaaaaaatgaatacagCTCTTGCAATAAAATGGTAG
- the LOC116426436 gene encoding dynein axonemal light chain 4: MTEVKKDDIVKILHTYPLCRKCDMSDEMKQEAMELCVTAAEKYADNYESVSRMIKETMDKKFGASWHTVVGEGYGFEITYQLKHLLYMYCAGNLAICIWKSA; this comes from the exons ATGACTGAAGTAAAGAAAGATGATATCGTTAAAATTTTACATACATACCCACTTTGCAga aaaTGTGATATGTCAGATGAAATGAAACAAGAAGCAATGGAGTTGTGCGTTACAGCGGCTGAAAAATACGCGGACAATTACGAAAGTGTTTCTCGTATGATCAAAGAGACGATGGATAAGAAGTTCGGTGCTTCATGGCACACAGTTGTGGGCGAGGGCTATGGATTTGAAATAACTTATCAGCTGAAGCACTTACTATACATGTATTGTGCTGgaaatttagcaatatgcaTATGGAAATCAGCATAG